The genomic segment AAATGTTTCCTGGATTTATTTTCGAGGCATTcaaagtgctcattccatgtttttttttgtttttgtttttgaaaattccacaaagatggcgacCACGCTGCTACTAATACGATTTTTAAGAAACAACTGTGcccaaggaaaaacaaacaagcagagagagagagagagagagagagagagagacaagccATGACTGACGagttgtcaatcatttgccatgCAATTGCGGGCACATACATAGTGGGCACATTCCCGCAGCCTGGCGCTGACCTCTTAGGAAAGTCCACCCCCAGGTTTGCTCACAACTGCTCATAAGATGAGCAAACAGAAGCAGCGCAAAGGGGCcattagcaacatttcttcTTGACATTTAAGTCAATCACCTCTATTtgaattttaattgttttacattccaaaaaaaaacacaacttcaaacgataacatttagtgttataaGTAACACTACTATTACgaataagtcatgctaccaaAATGGCACCCGCGGCTAACGTCGGCTTGTTTAGTTAGCATAGCTAACGCTGCCATTTTCTCAAAGCTGGATATATGTTCTCTGTGATTATTTATCACGACTACGCACTTTTATACTCGCATGCGATTATGAGTGGCCATGTTTGAGAATCGTGCTCGCGCACGTCAGTGATAGCCGCCACTTCGGTTGGACTcgagggtgtgtgtgggggccGGATTAgtgaagtaataataataaaataaaaaagtgcattttaggttcattctgaattttcacaaaaagcccaatatccctaaccTTTGGTGAGTCATTTATGTCATAGTAGTCATGTGGTTGTGTGAGGGATATACTGTGGTTGGTCTGGGAGGCAAATGAATTCgaaaaaaaaacgacttcaGTTGTGACTATGACCTGAACTTGAAAGCgtaacaaacaacaactacaCTGGAACCATTGGAATGCGCTCATCAGTGGGGTGTGCTATCCACAAAATGTACCCACTCGGTAGAAGACAAAACCACCAGTGTGGTGCTTGAATGGCATGACAGCGTTGACTGTCAAACCAATGGAGGAGATGcacaaacatgcatgaaaaACACCAATGAAAGTCCAGGCGGGCAGAATTCAGAGGGCTCGAGCGCCCTAACCGAGCCCTTGCTCGTGGCCCTCCGTGTGCCGCCGGCTGTTGCGCTTGCGCTGTTGTTGCTGTTTCGGACTGGACTGCTCCCAGTAGGACTGGCAGTACTGGTTGATCAGTCTGATCTCAGGTGGGAAAGGTGTGGAAGCAAGGGACGATCGCGCGTTCTGAGTCTTGGGCTCTTCCTCTTCGTCGTCATCTCGAGCGCTGAGAGCCAAAACGATGTCGCGATCGAGGATGCGCAGCGCCACACGGGCCACCGTGTGTTTGAAGTTGTTCTCTGTGGCCAGGCAGTGATACAGCCCCGCGTCTGATCCGTTTAGGGACTTGAGAAGGATGCCGTGGTTGGTCTTCAGGACATCTCCGACGCGGCTCAGCTGAAGATTTAAACAGCGAGAAAGAGATGCTCTTAGACAGGcctgtccaaactttttcttccatacacagtggtgccttgagatacaagtgacccgacttacgagttttcCCGGATACGAGCCGCCGAttttttgcattgacttgcgagcgcacaCTTTAGATATGGGCGTTGTAAGGTGGCACTCAATTCaattcaactcatttcacagtaagcagcagtttgccaaatagtgaacaattacaGTAAGCACGAAAGAACCTCTATgcggtttattgccactcccatttcaagtttactgttaaactaaacaaaaagagaattacaccctgtgtatttaaagcaatcacatagcttagcctttacgtctgctagcttaatgctaacgctaacacataatggcAAACACCATAGGAGGTGTTAGCATCAACCATTTAAGCACAGGATATTGGAACACAAATGTTGGAGCAACGCACGTAGACATAGTATACGGCAACAATAGTCaccggcatatattctttatcctctgcgtaaaatgactaatattactgctgagGAGTTGAGGTCTCCTCTGCCTCCATGTATAtccatatgtctgtattataatgCCACCAAGTGGCCAAGACAcacacaacagaaggagcagcgcaATGTCCACTGAAGTGACAAAAAAtagtttcattttttccccattctatttgattatgtcattactctatgtttttatacagaaatgtatatacagtaaaacgcATAATAGTTTGAGAGTGCTATTTTTGGGGACATACCGTATATGGAGAAGGAAGCAGTGACTCGGCGTGTCACATCAATTATGACGAAGACATATGTCGGACAGGTTTACGCACCTGACACTTGATCAGAGTATATGTATGCTCTGTCCCGGTCCCAAGCAATGAGGGAAGTATTCATTTCAACGCAAGTTCCTCACCACTTTCCTTTTGCCATCCCTCTGGAAAAGCCACTTGATGGTTGCCTGAGGAGAGCGAGGCTGACACTCCAAAAAGGTGCTGCTACCTTTCACCCCGAACTGCACAGTTTCTCGCAGACGTTTCTCCACTGTAAGCGCACACAAACGGCATCAGTAACAATAAATGCTTTCTTCAAGATAAGAGGTATTTTTGGATTCGttgatattattattcttatattataacaggcatgtttttgggactgtgggaggaagccagagtaaccggagaaaccccacgcaagcacggcTCGGatgaaatttgtattttaaaaattaaaatgtcctAACATAACATTCaacttgtgtatttatttttttcttgtactgttcaatttttaaaaaaaataggaatgtgATAtgttttattatctttttttccaattttaaattacaaatctgacaaatttgcagtttatttttgaaaataattaaaaagtgcAATATCATGCAACATtcaactttgtatttttttattctcttttttaaaataaaaatagccaaTATGTTGTAAAATTCAACTttcaaaaactattttattaaaaactaaatatatatcttgtaacatttacaatatgtatagttttcttttttatttaaaaaaaaatgcttatcaCATTCaacttttgcatttaaaaaaaatcctgtagcattcaactttaaaaaaagatttaaagaaACCTGTGTGATCTTGtaacgtgattgtttttctgATTTTAAATAACAATATAATTGATAAATTTGTATTAAACTGTTTTAGGAGGGAAATATTAAATTctaattattaaatgtattatttcataAATAATTGAAGTGTGATATATTAAAGCactcaactttttaaaaaaattaaatacaaactaATCTGATATATGTTGTAACATTCAACTTTTGTATTCTCTTTTCTTAATGGATTCAACTTTAAAAGTAGTGTGATAACATAATtcataatccccccccccccgaatatGTATATAAAGTAGTGCAACAAATTTTCTTTAAACtctaaaataattacatttaagtGTAATATCTTGTaacgtccttttttttttttttacatttttcatttgaaaaaaaaaagtgtgatatcttttaacattttaagttttttttttgttaatgtggGCCATGCTTTTAATTTATGATGAAATACTGTTCAAAAATTGCCATTGAAATTTCACCTTCGATGTAtttaataccaaaaaaaaaacaaaaaacaacaacaacaaaaaaactgcagccAACCTTTGGCGTTAAAGCCTCGACACTGCCTGAGAGGATCGCCATGCTTCACGTCCTGTCTTCTGCTCCTCCTGCGACAGAGACGACAAAACCGCCGTAAGTTTGGTTGTCGGGATTTTGTCAGCAATGTGCACGGCACCTCTTGGTGGAGGGAGTGAAGGCCGAGCAGCTCTCCCCGTCCCAGGCGCAGTAAGGGTCCCGGGCCAGGCAGCAGTCGGAGCAGGCCCTGCCGTACACGCCGCAGCGGTGCAGCGAAACCTGGGTCAAGCCCGCGTCGGACGACACGTACAGCTGTTGCTGCAAGACGTGAGCGAAAGCATCCAAGAGGTGAGTCGCAATGTGCGCGCAGAGATGTGAAGCACTGTGACGCTTGCTTACTCTTTTCGATGAGATCTTCATCGTTTTGACAGGGGCTCTGCTCTGTgtaagatttttaaaaagacattcgGACAAAGCATAAACATTAAGGTTGACTTGCGCTTGTGACAAAAAGGTTAAGAAAAGACATACCCGGAAAACCTCCACTTCCTCGAGCGTTAGCTCCTCCATGCTGGTGGGGTCTTTGGGCAAAACTATGACTTTCTGGATGGTGCCGCAATCTGAGGCAAGTCAAGAGTCGTGGTCAGAAtaacagcagagtgtgaagctcCTACCCCTTAGACAATGGCGCTTgcgatacgagtttaatttgttccgtgaccacgcttatAACTCAAAAAACTCTCATCTGAAATCATGACTAATCATCTAATGCGAAGCTCCAGTATGTGGttgatttaaacacaaaaaggtGTCATTcgctttgtttagtttgacagtaaacttgaacCGGAAGGTGCATTAAACGGCTTGAggcctctttttcttttttctttttttcttttttccttcactaACTGCCAAACTGCTCCTTATTGTCAAAAGAGTATGCGTTCATTGCCAGCACTCAGATAGCCTGCTTGACTTACTTGACGTCACATCCACTTTCCCAATTGAAAGTAATCAAAATACTATTAAAATACTATGAATCCATTTCTGACCatcacaatgtttttgttacgCGTTTTGAATTCAGAAAAAGATGGTAACCCTCTTTTGCACGAGCCGAGGGTTATCATACCCAAAATGTTAAGCAACATGCCTGTGAATGCTTTcaatcatccaggtcatttcactttcagggcattgaatcaatggcaactggactgttcatTACGCTAATGCgccctaactaagccttgttgcatgaactgatgaagcctgctcggatgagaggcgaaacgtcttccaagacaaacagaacagtccagttgcgatcgattcaatgccctgagaaagcGTAGTGGCGGTGCAATCAGAGAATGGTTGGGCTTCTGCCCCCCCGAACGACATGCGACATCATGGTGAAAAGATGACTAAATGTCCATTACTTGGTAGAAAACCGAATGTCGTACAGCTTCCTGAAACGTATTGTGCTGCAGTGCTACCGTGTCTTCCCATCACGCAAAAGTGTGTCAGTCGCAGCCTCACCTGTGCCCAGAAAGAGCACCTCGTAGCGTCCATCCACCGCATCCACCTGATCCACCACCAGGGCTGTGAAGCGGTAGTCCACGCCAGTCCTCACCACCAGGGGGCGACGGTGGATGGGATACACAGGGTGGAACATGAGGGGATGGGCCCGGATGAAATTGACAGCCTCGTCAGAGAAGCTCTTGGAGGAGTGGATACCAGGGGTGAAGGTTCCTCCTGGGCACTGCGTGGCAAAGAAGAGGTGCGTATGAGTCCTTTGTTTTTGCGTCCGTGTACCTCAGAGGAGCCAAGATGGCTGAGACGAACCGTTCCCGGTCTTGGATACGGAATCTTGCCGTTGTACTCTGTCCATTGGTAATTGTGGCCGTGCTTGTGGGCGAACGGCCCGTTAAAGACGTTGCGGATGTCGGCCATGGAGTAGACACAGACGGCCGAGCCcttgaacacagagctgaacACAATACAAATAATGGACAGTAGGTAAAACGAGTCTGCTGAATCGGAAttagaaaaatatatgtatacattttaaacaggcagtaaaaaaaataaaataaataaaaaaaaaaaactacaatataAACAATGCCATGTACTGCTGgtcagaagaggaggaggcaaaggtttaaaaaaataaataaaataaatttaatccGACCCCTTTAACATCAACCAAGATCAGATATCCACCAAGAATTGCAATCTGAAATACATCCATACAGAAATACAGCATTAAATCTCTGGGAACAATTGAGATGAAAAAACACAGGACTTTTTCGACCCATTTTTGAAAAGTTGAATAGAATAAAGAAAatgcattgtttaaaaaaaaaaaaaaaaaaaaaacagcctttgaAAACAAACTATGTATTTCAGATTCCAAGATGAAAGGCGAGACCAAATTGGGATGCACTACGCGCCTACTGCCGCAAGTTTTAAGTTTTGACTACCAAATGAAAAAGGAAACAACGAAATGATACACAAATTCTACATACATCTGAAATGAAAAGCGAAATCAAGCACAGCACTGCTGTCggaatgtaaaaatgtgaatttatgagGCTGCTGACCCTGCGGTAGTGAAGAGAGCGAACACCATCGGGTTCCTTTCGTCCTGCGTCGGCTGAATGAATACATCACCTGCGAGGCCAAGCGTGCACAAATCAATAATAGAGAAGTTGCCGTTAAAACGCAATCACGCTTCTCGTCGTCTCCGCCTCACGTAGTTCATCAAATCGCGTCTCCACTCCGTCGTCGCCGATCACCGAGCAGATAAGACGAGCTTTAAGGAACGTCGTCCAGCGGTTCACCAGAGATTTCTGACCCCCTTCGTCATTCTAGACACAAAAGAAATGAGGCCGTAGTTCATTGTGTCCAGTAACGCATTTCAGGTTACAAGATTAAGagcatacagtggtgccttgacttaagagcgtggtcacggaattaATGAAACTCGAGAATCGTCATCGCAAATAtctttccccattcaaatgaatgaaaatgctggcaatccgttccagccccacaAAAAACAGCACACAAATTTGCtggaacacatttttaataagCACAATAGtgctctacagtattgtacttaataaaaatcgacagtaataacataataaaatataaagaattaaacagtttatgcatcaatgcccattgacattgtgctgctccttctggtaggCACACCTTGCCCACTAGAAGGCACTATAATagaaacatgcaaaatccacaaagAAGACTGTCGCAACAAAgatcagtaagctgcagtaatattagttgttcttcgcagaggataaagactatgCCTGTAAGTATTTTCATAGTCaatctaaatgtgttgctgtaTTGATTGTTCAAATATTAattgctttaaaaaagaaattagaaCTACCGTGACAGTCACGCTAGtaaatcaaatgtttgctcCCAACTCAAGACGTGACAGCTCGTATCACAAAAATGTTGGATGTCCGCTCACTCGTAAGTCGAGGCAGCGCTGTATTTGTACTCTTGACTCACCAGACACACTCTCCCCACCCTGGCTAAGACATTGGGGCTTGCGCCACCGCTCGAGTCTAAACTCTTCTCgcggaaaaaaaaatagagcttGTCGTCGTTCCTCTCCGCACTGTCGGGGATCTGCTGGATCTGAACAAACACCGGCTCTGGAGGAGGAAAAAATCAGGTAAGCAG from the Phycodurus eques isolate BA_2022a chromosome 1, UOR_Pequ_1.1, whole genome shotgun sequence genome contains:
- the LOC133401568 gene encoding semaphorin-3F-like is translated as MDRGLQRFRSLWATCMTVTMTTSGAQLLLVALCVYRGLGLQQSAPRVRLSFKELMDTRAARPFSFSFNTSDYRILLMDQDQGRLYLGSREYLVALDMHNVNKEPLIIHWPASPKRKGECQMTGKGRQGECANFVRLIEPWNRTHLYTCGTGAYQPICTFINRGWRAEDYLFRLVPGYVDSGKGKCSYDPKEENVAVLINGNLYAGVHIDFMSTDAALFRTMGGRSAIRTEQYDSRWLNEPVFVQIQQIPDSAERNDDKLYFFFREKSLDSSGGASPNVLARVGRVCLNDEGGQKSLVNRWTTFLKARLICSVIGDDGVETRFDELRDVFIQPTQDERNPMVFALFTTAGSVFKGSAVCVYSMADIRNVFNGPFAHKHGHNYQWTEYNGKIPYPRPGTCPGGTFTPGIHSSKSFSDEAVNFIRAHPLMFHPVYPIHRRPLVVRTGVDYRFTALVVDQVDAVDGRYEVLFLGTDCGTIQKVIVLPKDPTSMEELTLEEVEVFRSRAPVKTMKISSKRQQLYVSSDAGLTQVSLHRCGVYGRACSDCCLARDPYCAWDGESCSAFTPSTKRRSRRQDVKHGDPLRQCRGFNAKVEKRLRETVQFGVKGSSTFLECQPRSPQATIKWLFQRDGKRKVLSRVGDVLKTNHGILLKSLNGSDAGLYHCLATENNFKHTVARVALRILDRDIVLALSARDDDEEEEPKTQNARSSLASTPFPPEIRLINQYCQSYWEQSSPKQQQQRKRNSRRHTEGHEQGLG